One window of the Corynebacterium glutamicum ATCC 13032 genome contains the following:
- the ftsZ gene encoding cell division protein FtsZ — MTSPNNYLAKIKVVGVGGGGVNAVNRMIEEGLKGVEFIAVNTDSQALMFSDADVKLDIGREATRGLGAGANPEVGRASAEDHKNEIEETIKGADMVFVTAGEGGGTGTGAAPVVAGIAKKMGALTIGVVTKPFEFEGRRRTRQAEEGIAALKEVCDTLIVIPNDRLLELGDANLSIMEAFRAADEVLHNGVQGITNLITIPGVINVDFADVRSVMSEAGSALMGVGSARGDNRVVSATEQAINSPLLEATMDGATGVLLSFAGGSDLGLMEVNAAASMVRERSDEDVNLIFGTIIDDNLGDEVRVTVIATGFDAARASAAENRRAGISAAPAAEPVQQQVPTTNATLPPEKESIFGGAREENDPYLSRSAGARHRIEETRSGGGLFTTGNDRDYRRDERREDHRDERRDERRDDRSYDRRDDRRDDRRDDRGDDLDVPSFLQ; from the coding sequence ATGACCTCACCGAACAACTACCTCGCCAAGATTAAGGTCGTCGGCGTGGGCGGCGGCGGAGTCAACGCCGTCAACCGCATGATTGAAGAAGGCCTCAAAGGCGTGGAGTTCATCGCGGTGAACACCGACTCGCAGGCTCTCATGTTCTCTGATGCCGACGTAAAGCTCGATATCGGACGTGAAGCTACCCGTGGTCTTGGTGCCGGCGCGAACCCAGAAGTTGGACGTGCCTCGGCAGAGGATCACAAGAACGAAATCGAAGAAACCATCAAGGGCGCCGACATGGTCTTCGTTACCGCCGGCGAAGGTGGTGGCACCGGAACTGGTGCTGCACCAGTCGTGGCAGGGATCGCCAAGAAGATGGGCGCACTGACCATTGGTGTTGTGACCAAGCCTTTCGAGTTCGAAGGCCGTCGCCGTACTCGCCAGGCAGAAGAAGGCATCGCAGCACTGAAGGAGGTCTGCGACACCCTCATCGTTATTCCAAACGACCGCCTGCTTGAGCTGGGCGATGCGAACCTGTCCATCATGGAAGCGTTCCGCGCAGCCGATGAAGTTCTCCACAATGGTGTTCAGGGTATTACCAACCTGATCACCATCCCTGGTGTGATCAACGTGGACTTCGCGGACGTTCGCTCCGTCATGTCCGAAGCTGGTTCCGCACTCATGGGTGTGGGCTCTGCACGTGGGGACAACCGCGTTGTCTCTGCAACCGAGCAGGCCATCAACTCTCCACTTCTCGAAGCAACAATGGACGGCGCAACTGGCGTCCTGCTGTCCTTTGCTGGTGGATCCGACCTGGGCCTCATGGAAGTCAACGCAGCTGCATCCATGGTCCGTGAGCGTTCCGATGAAGATGTCAACCTCATCTTCGGTACCATCATCGACGACAACCTGGGCGACGAAGTCCGCGTAACCGTCATCGCGACCGGTTTTGACGCAGCTCGCGCAAGCGCCGCTGAGAACCGCCGCGCAGGCATCTCAGCTGCACCTGCAGCTGAGCCAGTCCAGCAGCAGGTCCCAACCACCAACGCAACCCTTCCACCAGAGAAGGAAAGCATCTTCGGTGGTGCACGTGAGGAGAACGATCCTTACCTGTCCCGCTCTGCTGGTGCACGTCATCGCATTGAGGAGACCCGCTCCGGCGGTGGACTCTTCACCACCGGCAATGATCGCGATTACCGTCGTGATGAGCGCCGCGAAGATCACCGTGACGAGCGCCGCGATGAGCGCCGCGATGACCGTTCCTACGACCGCCGTGATGATCGTCGTGACGATCGCCGCGATGACCGCGGAGACGACCTGGATGTACCCAGCTTCCTCCAGTAA
- the ftsQ gene encoding cell division protein FtsQ yields MNKKVIAIVVGVVVVLVAILGVVAWFVPILKVGNIEVTGATRTDPDQVLEVSGIVEGENLFRVDATAAGQNIVELPWVKSVTVNRALPSTITVELTEREPAVFIKRADGDHVIDTEGKEIIIGTPPVGTVEVSGADEGNSEVLPAVIAVINAIKAQDAQMTESIQVVEAPDQFDILLKMNDGREIYWGSSENNHDKAVAMSTVLKREGQRWNISSPSMVTVR; encoded by the coding sequence GTGAACAAAAAAGTCATCGCCATTGTTGTGGGTGTGGTTGTTGTCCTCGTGGCAATCCTGGGCGTTGTTGCCTGGTTCGTTCCCATCCTCAAGGTGGGAAACATTGAAGTAACCGGTGCAACGCGCACAGATCCGGATCAAGTACTGGAAGTCTCCGGGATTGTTGAGGGCGAAAACCTCTTCCGCGTCGATGCGACTGCAGCAGGGCAAAACATTGTGGAATTGCCCTGGGTGAAATCGGTGACCGTTAACCGTGCCCTGCCAAGCACCATCACCGTGGAGCTGACAGAGCGTGAGCCTGCAGTGTTCATCAAGCGTGCTGATGGTGACCATGTCATTGACACCGAGGGTAAAGAAATTATCATTGGAACACCCCCGGTGGGAACAGTAGAAGTTTCTGGCGCGGATGAAGGAAACTCAGAAGTGCTTCCTGCGGTTATTGCTGTAATCAACGCAATTAAAGCGCAAGATGCGCAGATGACAGAAAGTATCCAGGTAGTGGAAGCTCCGGATCAATTTGATATCTTGCTGAAAATGAATGATGGCCGGGAAATCTACTGGGGATCCTCGGAAAACAACCACGATAAAGCGGTGGCAATGTCGACTGTTTTGAAGCGGGAAGGCCAACGTTGGAACATTAGCTCACCCTCAATGGTGACAGTCCGCTAA
- the murC gene encoding UDP-N-acetylmuramate--L-alanine ligase, which translates to MSGVARILLARGKTVTGSDAKDSRTLLPLRAVGATIAVGHAAENLELSGELPTVVVTSFAAIPQDNPELVRAREEGIPVIRRSDLLGELLEGSTQVLIAGTHGKTSTTSMSVVAMQAAGMDPSFAIGGQLNKAGTNAHHGTGEVFIAEADESDASLLRYKPNVAVVTNVEPDHLDFFKTPEAYFQVFDDFAGRITPNGKLVVCLNDPHAAELGERSVRKGIKTVGYGTADAVQAHPEVPAMATIVDSQVVAEGTRATINIDGQEVSVILQIPGDHMVLNGAAALLAGYLVGGDVDKLVEGLSDFSGVRRRFEFHGAIEGGKFNGAAIYDDYAHHPTEVTAVLSAARTRVKAAGKGRVIVAFQPHLYSRTIEFQKEFAGALSLADAAVVLEIYGAREQPVDGVSSEIITDAMTIPVVYEPNFSAVPERIAEIAGPNDIVLTMGAGSVTMLAPEILDQLQNN; encoded by the coding sequence ATGTCTGGCGTTGCCCGAATCCTGCTTGCCCGCGGTAAGACAGTCACTGGTTCCGATGCCAAAGATTCCCGCACCTTGCTTCCACTCCGCGCCGTGGGAGCCACCATCGCAGTGGGACACGCTGCGGAAAACCTTGAGCTTTCCGGCGAACTTCCCACCGTCGTGGTGACCTCTTTTGCCGCCATTCCGCAAGACAACCCGGAACTTGTTCGTGCACGTGAAGAAGGCATTCCGGTTATTCGTCGCTCCGATCTGTTGGGCGAATTGCTGGAAGGCTCCACCCAGGTCTTGATCGCGGGTACCCACGGTAAGACCTCCACCACCTCTATGTCTGTGGTAGCTATGCAGGCAGCGGGCATGGATCCAAGCTTTGCTATCGGCGGACAGCTCAACAAGGCTGGCACCAATGCGCACCATGGAACTGGTGAGGTCTTTATCGCTGAAGCAGATGAATCTGACGCATCGCTGCTGCGCTACAAGCCAAATGTTGCAGTGGTCACCAATGTGGAACCAGACCACCTGGACTTCTTTAAAACCCCTGAAGCCTACTTCCAAGTGTTCGACGATTTCGCAGGACGCATCACCCCGAACGGCAAGCTGGTTGTGTGCCTGAACGATCCTCACGCAGCGGAGCTGGGGGAGAGGTCTGTCCGCAAGGGTATCAAGACTGTTGGTTACGGTACCGCTGACGCCGTACAGGCACACCCTGAGGTTCCAGCGATGGCTACCATCGTGGATTCCCAAGTTGTCGCAGAAGGCACCCGCGCCACCATCAACATCGATGGACAGGAAGTATCTGTGATTCTTCAAATCCCTGGTGATCACATGGTACTCAACGGTGCAGCCGCCCTGCTGGCCGGATACCTGGTGGGTGGGGACGTCGACAAGCTTGTTGAAGGCTTGTCGGATTTCTCCGGCGTGCGACGCCGCTTTGAGTTCCACGGTGCTATCGAGGGCGGCAAATTTAATGGCGCTGCTATTTATGATGATTACGCACACCACCCAACGGAAGTAACTGCAGTGCTCAGCGCTGCGCGCACCCGGGTGAAGGCCGCTGGAAAGGGCCGTGTCATCGTCGCGTTCCAACCACATTTATACTCACGCACCATAGAATTCCAAAAGGAGTTCGCGGGGGCACTGTCACTGGCAGACGCTGCCGTGGTGCTTGAGATTTACGGAGCGCGCGAACAACCGGTGGATGGCGTGTCCTCGGAAATCATCACCGATGCGATGACCATTCCAGTGGTGTACGAACCTAATTTCTCTGCAGTCCCAGAACGCATTGCAGAAATCGCAGGACCTAATGACATCGTGCTCACCATGGGTGCAGGTTCCGTGACCATGCTTGCTCCAGAAATCCTGGATCAGCTGCAAAACAATTAG
- the murG gene encoding undecaprenyldiphospho-muramoylpentapeptide beta-N-acetylglucosaminyltransferase, whose product MANSPKPMRVVVAGGGTAGHIEPALAVAEALRDKHGATVSALGTARGLETTLVPDRGFELHLIEPVPVPRKPNMDLLKLPFRVAKALGQARKALKDTDAQAVIGFGGYVSAPAYMAAKSLGLPFFVHEANARAGMANKLGVKLGGVGLNAVAGSGMDGDVVGIPIRAVLSGARDESAADRARDTWGLDKDRQTIFVTGGSQGSVSINKAVEQAVDQLVEAGFQVLHAVGKKNELPAAKPGYHPVPFIDDMQAAYTVADLIVCRSGAMTVAEVTAAGVPAIYVPLPHGNGEQALNAQAVIKAGAARQIDDADFTAQTLIDATLDILLHPSTHQSMSDAAKTSTAGNASTVIADMIAATINSQHN is encoded by the coding sequence ATGGCTAACTCCCCAAAACCCATGCGGGTTGTCGTTGCTGGTGGCGGTACCGCAGGACATATTGAGCCTGCGTTGGCAGTGGCTGAAGCGCTGCGCGATAAGCACGGTGCAACAGTTTCGGCTTTAGGTACTGCTCGTGGTTTGGAAACAACCCTGGTGCCTGATCGTGGGTTTGAGCTTCATCTCATCGAGCCGGTTCCAGTCCCACGCAAGCCCAATATGGATTTGTTGAAGCTCCCATTCCGGGTAGCTAAGGCATTAGGCCAAGCACGCAAGGCACTGAAGGACACAGACGCTCAAGCGGTCATCGGCTTTGGCGGTTATGTATCTGCTCCGGCTTATATGGCGGCGAAGTCTTTGGGCTTGCCATTTTTTGTCCACGAAGCCAACGCCCGTGCAGGCATGGCCAACAAATTGGGCGTCAAGCTCGGTGGCGTTGGCCTTAATGCTGTTGCTGGTTCCGGCATGGACGGCGACGTGGTGGGCATTCCGATTCGTGCTGTTTTAAGTGGCGCGCGGGATGAGTCCGCAGCTGACCGAGCCAGGGACACTTGGGGTTTGGACAAGGACCGCCAAACCATTTTTGTCACCGGTGGTTCGCAGGGCTCTGTGAGTATCAACAAGGCCGTCGAGCAAGCTGTAGATCAGCTGGTGGAGGCAGGTTTCCAGGTGCTCCACGCCGTGGGTAAGAAAAACGAGTTGCCTGCAGCGAAACCCGGCTACCATCCCGTTCCGTTTATCGACGATATGCAGGCTGCCTACACCGTTGCTGATCTTATCGTGTGCCGCTCCGGCGCGATGACGGTTGCAGAGGTCACCGCCGCCGGCGTCCCCGCGATTTATGTCCCGCTGCCTCACGGCAACGGTGAGCAGGCTCTCAACGCCCAGGCTGTCATTAAAGCTGGTGCCGCACGCCAGATCGACGACGCGGACTTCACCGCCCAGACGCTTATCGACGCCACCCTTGACATTCTCCTTCATCCCTCCACACACCAATCGATGTCGGACGCAGCTAAAACCTCCACCGCAGGTAACGCCTCCACGGTGATTGCAGACATGATTGCTGCAACTATCAATAGCCAACACAACTAA
- a CDS encoding peptidoglycan glycosyltransferase FtsW gives MTTGASKKPARPNTGAKTRTGLGIRERISGAWNDLLARPLTDYIMILCIVVILSCLGVVMVYSSSMTWSLREGGSVWGTAVRQGIMIVLGFFAMWVALMTRPQTIRNLSNLILIVSIVLLLAVQIPGIGTGKEEVGSQSWIALGPIQFQPSEIAKVAIAVWGAHYLAGKGPVQHWFNNHLMRFGGVGAFMAFLIFMEGDAGMAMSFVLVVLFMLFFAGIAMGWIAIAGVLIIAALAVLALGGGFRSSRFEVYFDALFGNFHDVRGIAFQSYQGFLSLADGSGLGVGLGQSRAKWFYLPEAKNDFIFAIIGEELGLWGGALVIALFAGLLYFGLRTAKKSHDPFLGLMAATLTASVVSQAFINIGYVVGLLPVTGIQLPMISAGGTSAIITLASMGLLISCARHEPETVSAMASYGRPAIDRLLGLREPSSTLTTSNASLRSNKTKAAKQKPSPQKESRDRFGEPVTARRAQAPRSGRAGVQSEAPRRSTGSVKGRSSGQDNGRSNEGTARSQSTTGGRAADRSVDRSRQSRPTERRSESRDDWRDNRNRR, from the coding sequence ATGACCACCGGAGCCTCAAAAAAACCCGCACGTCCGAACACTGGCGCTAAAACCAGAACGGGGCTGGGAATTAGGGAGCGTATTTCCGGTGCATGGAATGATCTTCTCGCGCGCCCTTTAACTGACTACATCATGATCTTGTGCATCGTGGTCATTTTGTCGTGCCTCGGTGTAGTCATGGTGTATTCCTCCTCAATGACATGGTCGTTGAGGGAAGGTGGCTCCGTGTGGGGTACTGCCGTGCGCCAGGGCATCATGATCGTGTTGGGTTTCTTTGCCATGTGGGTGGCGTTGATGACGCGCCCGCAAACCATTAGAAACCTATCCAACCTGATATTGATTGTGTCTATTGTCTTGCTGCTTGCCGTGCAGATTCCTGGCATTGGTACAGGTAAAGAAGAGGTCGGGTCGCAGTCGTGGATTGCTCTTGGACCTATTCAGTTTCAGCCTTCGGAGATCGCCAAAGTGGCCATTGCCGTGTGGGGAGCGCACTACCTCGCAGGCAAGGGCCCTGTGCAGCACTGGTTCAATAATCACTTGATGCGTTTTGGTGGCGTCGGTGCATTCATGGCGTTTTTGATCTTCATGGAAGGCGACGCCGGCATGGCGATGTCTTTCGTGCTGGTTGTATTGTTCATGCTGTTTTTTGCGGGCATCGCCATGGGTTGGATCGCGATTGCCGGCGTACTGATTATCGCAGCCCTCGCAGTCCTGGCATTGGGCGGAGGCTTCCGTTCAAGCCGATTCGAGGTGTATTTCGATGCGCTGTTTGGCAATTTCCACGATGTGCGAGGCATTGCCTTCCAGTCCTATCAGGGCTTCCTCTCTCTTGCAGATGGTTCCGGCTTGGGAGTTGGTTTGGGCCAATCAAGGGCGAAGTGGTTCTACCTGCCCGAAGCTAAAAATGACTTCATCTTTGCCATCATTGGTGAGGAGCTGGGGCTGTGGGGTGGCGCTCTGGTCATCGCACTTTTCGCGGGGCTGCTGTACTTCGGTCTGCGCACAGCCAAGAAGAGCCACGATCCATTCTTGGGCTTGATGGCTGCAACCTTGACGGCATCCGTGGTGTCGCAGGCGTTCATCAACATTGGCTACGTGGTTGGTCTGCTGCCAGTTACCGGTATTCAGCTGCCCATGATTTCCGCCGGTGGTACCTCCGCGATCATTACCTTGGCTTCCATGGGCTTGCTCATTAGCTGTGCACGCCACGAACCAGAGACAGTTTCTGCGATGGCTTCCTATGGACGCCCCGCAATCGATCGACTTCTGGGATTGCGTGAGCCTTCAAGTACTTTGACCACCAGTAATGCATCCTTGCGTTCCAACAAAACCAAGGCCGCTAAACAAAAGCCGAGTCCTCAGAAAGAGTCTCGGGACCGCTTCGGCGAGCCTGTGACCGCACGCCGAGCGCAGGCGCCACGAAGTGGGCGAGCTGGAGTACAATCGGAAGCTCCGCGACGCTCGACTGGTAGCGTCAAAGGTCGAAGCAGTGGTCAGGACAACGGTCGAAGCAACGAAGGTACGGCGCGTAGCCAATCAACTACTGGTGGGCGCGCAGCCGATCGCAGCGTTGATCGAAGTCGTCAAAGCAGGCCTACCGAGCGCCGTTCCGAGTCGCGCGATGATTGGCGTGACAACCGCAACCGCAGATAA
- the murD gene encoding UDP-N-acetylmuramoyl-L-alanine--D-glutamate ligase, which yields MVSLSHLPQALQGRILVAGAGVSGLSIAKMLSELHCDVVVADDNETARHMLIEVVDVADISTAQAQEQLDSFSIVVTSPGWRPTSTLLVDAHRQGLEVIGDVELAWRLDQAGVFGEPHTWLAVTGTNGKTTTTSMLAAMMNEGGFTAKAVGNIGIPVSEALVAKNRIDVLVAELSSFQLHWSPTFTPDAGVVLNLAEDHIDWHGSMRDYALAKMEVLKGKVAIIGADDPYLVQLTSEADLSGLIGFTVNEPATGQLGVKAGELVDNAYGNNVVLASADGINPAGPAGVLDALAAAAVARSQGVAPEAIARALDSFEVAGHRGQVVAEHDGVHFIDNSKATNPHAADSALAGHDSVIWVVGGQLKGADIAPLVKKHEQRIKAALVLGADRAEIVAALKEHASQASVFVTDKTEPFEAMEEIVTEAFSISEPGDTVLLAPAAASLDMFKGMGQRGDLFAHNIIGTIKGLTEEKG from the coding sequence ATGGTTTCTCTGTCCCATTTACCTCAGGCGCTGCAGGGCCGTATTCTTGTGGCCGGCGCTGGTGTTTCCGGCCTGTCCATTGCAAAGATGCTCAGTGAGTTGCATTGCGATGTTGTGGTCGCCGACGATAACGAAACTGCACGTCACATGCTCATTGAAGTAGTAGACGTTGCAGATATCAGCACCGCGCAGGCTCAGGAACAGCTGGATTCTTTCTCCATTGTGGTCACCTCCCCGGGCTGGCGCCCAACAAGCACTTTGCTTGTCGACGCCCACCGCCAGGGCCTTGAGGTTATCGGTGACGTCGAGCTTGCTTGGCGCCTGGACCAGGCAGGTGTTTTCGGCGAGCCACATACGTGGCTCGCAGTCACCGGCACCAACGGTAAAACCACCACCACATCAATGCTCGCCGCGATGATGAATGAGGGCGGTTTTACTGCCAAGGCAGTGGGCAATATCGGCATCCCGGTGTCTGAGGCTTTGGTAGCGAAAAACCGCATTGATGTGTTAGTTGCAGAGCTGTCTAGTTTCCAATTGCACTGGTCTCCAACCTTCACCCCTGATGCTGGCGTGGTGCTCAACTTGGCTGAGGATCACATCGATTGGCACGGTTCCATGCGTGATTATGCGTTGGCCAAGATGGAAGTGCTCAAGGGCAAGGTCGCCATCATTGGGGCAGACGATCCTTATTTGGTGCAGCTGACTTCTGAAGCAGACTTGAGTGGTCTCATTGGATTTACCGTCAATGAGCCTGCAACCGGCCAGTTGGGTGTGAAAGCGGGGGAGCTCGTCGATAATGCCTACGGCAATAATGTGGTGCTTGCATCCGCTGACGGCATTAATCCCGCCGGCCCTGCCGGTGTTTTGGACGCTTTGGCTGCAGCTGCGGTGGCGCGCTCGCAGGGCGTGGCACCTGAGGCGATCGCGCGTGCGTTGGATTCTTTTGAGGTGGCAGGCCACCGTGGCCAGGTCGTCGCCGAGCATGACGGTGTTCATTTCATTGACAACTCCAAGGCGACCAACCCCCACGCTGCTGATTCTGCGCTAGCTGGGCATGATTCAGTCATTTGGGTTGTCGGCGGACAGCTCAAAGGCGCGGACATTGCGCCACTGGTGAAAAAGCACGAACAGCGCATCAAGGCAGCATTGGTGTTGGGCGCAGATCGTGCTGAAATCGTGGCAGCGTTGAAGGAACACGCGTCGCAGGCCTCTGTATTTGTCACTGACAAGACGGAGCCATTTGAGGCAATGGAAGAAATCGTCACTGAGGCATTTAGCATCAGCGAACCCGGCGATACCGTGTTGCTTGCCCCTGCCGCTGCGTCTTTGGACATGTTCAAAGGCATGGGCCAGCGTGGCGACCTCTTTGCACACAACATCATTGGCACAATCAAAGGATTAACGGAAGAGAAAGGCTGA
- the mraY gene encoding phospho-N-acetylmuramoyl-pentapeptide-transferase, translating to MQQIMVSGTVAFLVSIFLTPVLIRYFTNRQLGQEIREEGLQSHLRKRGTPTMGGIAIIAGIVVAYVFTNILAMIQGVGGFTVSGLLVLGLTLGLGATGFADDFIKLYMNRNLGLNKTAKLVSQLAIALIFGFLVLQFPDENGLTPASTHLSFIRDIDTIDLGFGGSVFGIIVFLIFIYVVVSAWSNAVNITDGLDGLAAGTTAFVMGAYTLITFWQFRNSCDTAVEAGCYTVRDPLDLSVLCAAGLGATLGFLWWNAAPAKIFMGDTGSLALGGLVAGISVVSRTELLMVIIGALFVIEIASVAIQIGVFKTRGKRVFKMAPIHHHFEALGWAETTVTIRFWLIAIMAVLAGVGVFYSDWLHLAEV from the coding sequence ATGCAACAGATTATGGTCAGTGGAACGGTTGCGTTCCTCGTCTCAATCTTTCTCACCCCGGTGTTGATCCGTTATTTCACTAACCGCCAGTTGGGCCAGGAAATCCGTGAAGAAGGCCTGCAGTCTCACTTGCGTAAGCGTGGCACTCCAACCATGGGTGGCATTGCGATTATCGCGGGCATTGTTGTGGCCTATGTGTTTACCAATATCTTGGCCATGATCCAAGGCGTTGGTGGATTCACAGTCTCCGGCTTGCTCGTGTTGGGTCTGACCTTGGGCCTTGGTGCCACTGGTTTCGCCGATGACTTCATCAAGCTGTACATGAACCGAAACCTTGGTTTGAACAAGACCGCTAAGCTGGTGTCTCAGCTGGCCATTGCGTTGATCTTTGGTTTTTTGGTACTGCAGTTTCCCGATGAAAACGGTCTGACCCCAGCATCAACCCACCTGTCATTCATTCGCGATATCGACACCATTGACCTTGGCTTCGGGGGCAGCGTTTTTGGCATCATCGTGTTCCTCATCTTTATCTACGTTGTGGTCAGCGCGTGGTCGAATGCCGTGAACATCACTGACGGTTTGGATGGTTTGGCCGCAGGTACCACAGCATTTGTCATGGGTGCTTACACCTTGATCACGTTCTGGCAGTTCCGAAACTCCTGCGATACTGCAGTGGAAGCGGGTTGCTATACGGTGCGTGATCCACTGGATTTGTCCGTGTTGTGTGCTGCTGGTCTGGGCGCCACCTTGGGCTTTCTGTGGTGGAATGCGGCGCCGGCAAAGATCTTCATGGGCGATACTGGTTCTTTGGCACTGGGCGGTTTGGTTGCAGGTATTTCTGTGGTTAGTCGCACCGAGCTGCTCATGGTTATCATCGGCGCGCTGTTTGTCATTGAGATCGCTTCTGTTGCGATCCAGATCGGCGTGTTTAAGACCCGCGGTAAGCGTGTGTTCAAAATGGCTCCGATCCACCACCACTTCGAGGCCCTTGGGTGGGCTGAAACTACCGTGACCATCCGTTTCTGGCTGATCGCGATCATGGCTGTGTTGGCGGGTGTCGGTGTGTTTTACAGCGACTGGCTCCACTTAGCGGAGGTATAA
- the murF gene encoding UDP-N-acetylmuramoyl-tripeptide--D-alanyl-D-alanine ligase translates to MITMTLGEIADIVGGRLTGGAQEDTLVSSSVEFDSRSLTPGGLFLALPGARVDGHDFAATAIEKGAVAVLAAREVDVPAIVVPPVKIQESNADIYAHDPDGHGAAVVEALSRLARHVVDICVAGHQLNVVAITGSAGKTSTKDFIATVLDQDGPTVAPPGSFNNELGLPHTALRCTTDTKYLVAEMSARGIGHIKHLTEIAPPRIAAVLNVGHAHLGEFGSRENIAQAKGEIIEALPSKKTGGVAVLNADDPFVARMAPRTKARVVWFTTDAGQAKKSDYWATSISLDAVARASFTLNTKDGSWPVTLQVFGEHQVANALAAAAIAMEAGVAPELVVAGLEAHSAASAHRMDVKTRADGVTIINDSYNANPDSMRAGIAALAYTASGRSEATSWAVLGQMGELGDDASEAHAELGAELAKYNVQELVAVGENPNCAALAESAASLGVSTHVVSDVDAALELLAGHIKRDDVVLVKASNADRLWRVAEALHGMVPGLKNTGGSVNDDSRRNVEGQ, encoded by the coding sequence ATGATCACAATGACCCTTGGGGAAATCGCTGACATCGTTGGAGGCAGGCTTACTGGCGGTGCTCAAGAAGATACGCTTGTGAGCTCCAGCGTGGAGTTTGATTCTCGATCCCTCACACCGGGTGGCTTGTTTTTAGCACTTCCGGGTGCTCGTGTAGACGGCCATGATTTTGCTGCAACTGCAATTGAGAAAGGTGCGGTTGCAGTATTGGCAGCCCGTGAGGTTGACGTACCTGCGATCGTCGTGCCTCCAGTAAAAATCCAGGAATCCAATGCTGACATTTATGCTCATGATCCAGATGGGCATGGCGCGGCGGTAGTGGAGGCGTTGTCTCGGTTGGCTCGCCACGTGGTGGATATCTGCGTGGCTGGCCATCAATTGAACGTTGTGGCTATTACTGGTTCTGCGGGAAAGACTTCTACGAAGGATTTCATCGCGACGGTTCTTGACCAAGATGGGCCAACTGTGGCTCCTCCGGGCTCGTTTAACAATGAGCTTGGTTTGCCACACACCGCGCTCCGCTGCACAACCGATACTAAGTATTTGGTGGCTGAGATGTCCGCGCGTGGCATTGGACATATTAAGCACCTGACAGAGATTGCTCCGCCACGGATTGCAGCTGTGCTCAACGTCGGCCATGCGCACCTGGGTGAATTTGGATCCCGCGAGAATATCGCGCAGGCAAAAGGCGAGATCATTGAAGCGCTGCCCTCGAAGAAAACGGGTGGGGTAGCAGTCCTTAACGCTGACGATCCTTTTGTCGCCCGGATGGCTCCACGCACTAAGGCGCGCGTGGTGTGGTTTACCACCGATGCAGGCCAAGCAAAAAAGTCTGATTATTGGGCAACGAGTATTTCACTGGACGCTGTTGCGCGGGCAAGCTTTACGCTGAACACGAAGGACGGCTCTTGGCCGGTCACCCTGCAGGTTTTTGGTGAGCACCAGGTTGCTAATGCACTTGCTGCTGCTGCCATTGCCATGGAAGCTGGCGTCGCCCCAGAATTGGTGGTTGCTGGATTGGAAGCACATTCAGCTGCTTCCGCGCACCGCATGGATGTAAAGACCCGTGCCGACGGCGTGACCATCATCAACGATTCTTACAACGCGAATCCTGATTCTATGCGTGCAGGTATCGCGGCTCTTGCGTACACAGCTAGTGGTCGTTCTGAAGCAACAAGCTGGGCAGTGCTTGGCCAAATGGGTGAGCTTGGCGATGACGCCTCGGAAGCCCATGCCGAACTTGGTGCTGAGCTGGCTAAATACAATGTTCAAGAACTTGTCGCAGTGGGGGAGAACCCTAACTGTGCAGCACTTGCAGAGTCCGCAGCGAGCCTGGGTGTGAGTACTCACGTAGTTTCAGACGTTGATGCAGCGCTCGAGTTGCTCGCAGGCCATATTAAGCGGGATGATGTAGTGCTGGTTAAGGCTTCAAATGCTGATCGCCTGTGGAGGGTCGCAGAAGCACTACATGGCATGGTGCCGGGCCTCAAAAACACAGGTGGCTCGGTCAACGACGATTCTCGTCGGAACGTGGAAGGACAGTAG